A stretch of Streptomyces vietnamensis DNA encodes these proteins:
- a CDS encoding M48 family metallopeptidase has translation MTENDQGNVPSRQRKRFPGISSRAYEHPADRSALVALRKLSGFDTAFKALSGLLPERSLRLLYLSDSVRVSDAQFIHLNDMLRDACYILDLEKVPPMYVVQDPKPNAMCIGLDEPIIVLTTGLVELLDEEEMRAVVGHEVGHALSGHSVYRTVLLFLTNLALKIAWIPLGTVAITAIVTALREWFRKSELSADRAGLLVGQDVRASMRGLMKIAGGNHLHEMNVDAFLAQADEYEKAGDLRDSVLKILNVLPRSHPFTTVRAAELKKWSESRDFQRIMDGHYPKRTEDKDTSVTDSFRESAGHYADTVRTSKDPLLKLVGDIAGGAGDLAGDLGGRLRNRFGGQGGQKADGDPAGDGKGAGGRAGSGSGDGTGDGQSEG, from the coding sequence ATGACCGAGAACGACCAGGGGAACGTGCCGAGCAGGCAGCGCAAGCGGTTCCCGGGCATCTCCTCGCGGGCCTACGAGCACCCGGCCGACCGCTCGGCCCTGGTGGCCCTGCGGAAGCTCAGCGGCTTCGACACGGCCTTCAAGGCGCTCAGCGGACTGCTGCCGGAGCGCAGCCTGCGACTCCTCTACCTCTCGGACTCCGTCCGGGTGAGCGACGCGCAGTTCATCCACCTCAACGACATGCTGAGGGACGCCTGTTACATCCTGGACCTGGAGAAGGTCCCGCCGATGTACGTGGTCCAGGACCCGAAGCCCAACGCGATGTGCATCGGCCTGGACGAGCCGATCATCGTGCTCACCACCGGTCTGGTGGAGCTCCTCGACGAGGAGGAGATGCGGGCGGTCGTCGGCCACGAGGTCGGGCACGCGCTGTCCGGGCACTCCGTGTACCGCACGGTGCTGCTGTTCCTCACCAACCTCGCGCTCAAGATCGCGTGGATCCCGCTGGGGACGGTCGCGATCACGGCCATCGTGACCGCGCTGCGCGAGTGGTTCCGCAAGTCCGAGCTCTCCGCCGACCGGGCCGGACTCCTCGTCGGCCAGGACGTGCGGGCCTCGATGCGCGGCCTGATGAAGATCGCCGGCGGCAACCACCTGCACGAGATGAACGTGGACGCGTTCCTCGCCCAGGCCGACGAGTACGAGAAGGCCGGGGACCTGCGGGACTCGGTCCTGAAGATCCTCAACGTGCTGCCGCGCTCGCACCCCTTCACCACCGTCCGGGCGGCGGAGCTGAAGAAGTGGTCGGAGAGCCGCGACTTCCAGCGGATCATGGACGGGCACTACCCGAAGCGCACCGAGGACAAGGACACCTCGGTCACGGACTCCTTCCGCGAGTCGGCCGGGCACTACGCCGACACGGTGCGGACCAGCAAGGATCCCCTGCTGAAGCTGGTCGGGGACATAGCCGGGGGCGCCGGCGACCTGGCGGGCGACCTGGGCGGGCGGCTGCGCAACCGGTTCGGCGGCCAGGGCGGCCAGAAGGCGGACGGCGACCCGGCCGGGGACGGCAAGGGTGCCGGAGGCCGGGCCGGGAGCGGGTCGGGCGACGGGACCGGGGACGGTCAGAGCGAGGGCTGA